The nucleotide sequence TGGACGACGACCTCGTGCGCGATATGACCGAAGTGCTCACTTCCCTGGCCGCCCGCCTGTACGGCAAGCGTTCTGCGAAACGCCGGGCAAAAAAGGCGTTGGAGGCGCTTCGACGTGAAGATCCATAGAGCCTACCGCTACGAGCTCGATCCCAACCAGGAACAACGCATTCTCCTCGCCAAGCACGCCGGGG is from Brockia lithotrophica and encodes:
- a CDS encoding helix-turn-helix domain-containing protein, with the translated sequence MKIHRAYRYELDPNQEQRILLAKHAG